One window of Akkermansia biwaensis genomic DNA carries:
- a CDS encoding NUDIX hydrolase — translation MMKHADNPEERPQPLFRGKFLELVKEGRWEYVRRVNANGAVMVIAVTEEGELLLVEEYRFPLHALTIGLPAGLSGDGGEESTLESARRELEEETGYSASSWTYLFTGPSSPGLTTEMVSFYLADGLRQVAEGGGVDNEDITVHRIPLFLVHDWLMDQTGQGKVVDPKIFMGLYFLFRRFNGSDREEG, via the coding sequence ATGATGAAACATGCGGATAATCCTGAAGAACGGCCTCAACCCCTTTTCCGTGGCAAATTTCTGGAATTGGTCAAGGAGGGCAGATGGGAATATGTACGCAGGGTAAACGCCAACGGAGCCGTCATGGTGATTGCGGTGACGGAAGAGGGAGAATTGCTGCTGGTGGAGGAGTACCGTTTTCCCCTGCATGCGCTTACCATCGGGCTGCCTGCCGGGCTTTCCGGGGACGGCGGAGAGGAAAGCACCTTGGAATCCGCGCGCAGGGAGCTGGAAGAGGAAACCGGATACAGCGCTTCCTCCTGGACCTATCTGTTTACCGGGCCTTCCTCCCCCGGACTGACGACGGAAATGGTATCCTTTTATCTGGCGGACGGACTTCGGCAGGTAGCGGAAGGAGGAGGGGTGGACAATGAGGATATTACCGTACACCGGATTCCTCTTTTTTTGGTGCACGACTGGCTGATGGACCAGACAGGACAGGGAAAGGTGGTGGACCCGAAAATTTTCATGGGACTTTATTTTCTGTTCCGCCGGTTTAACGGCTCCGACAGGGAAGAAGGATGA